In a single window of the Rhinoraja longicauda isolate Sanriku21f chromosome 10, sRhiLon1.1, whole genome shotgun sequence genome:
- the gstz1 gene encoding maleylacetoacetate isomerase isoform X2 has translation MQPTLYSYFRSSCSWRVRIALAFKGIEYEQVAVNLVKDGGQQHDDSFKNLNPMKQVPALSIDGITLSQSLAIIHYLEETRPNPRLLPTDAKKRAQVRMISDHITSGIQPLQNLCVLQRVGEEKKLEWAQHFIANGLQALESLLQQVSGQFCVGDEVTMADLCLVPQVYNAIRFKVDLSPFPTITKVNSSLLELEPFKVSHPSCQPDSPLTA, from the exons ATGCAG CCTACGTTGTACTCGTACTTCAGGAGTTCCTGCTCGTGGAGAGTGCGCATTG CTCTCGCTTTCAAAGGAATCGAATACGAGCAGGTTGCTGTCAATCTGGTCAAAGACGGAGGGCAGCAG CATGATGACTCCTTCAAGAACCTGAATCCCATGAAGCAAGTGCCAGCGCTCTCCATCGACGGGATCACTCTCTCCCAGTCG CTGGCTATAATCCATTACCTGGAAGAGACCAGGCCCAACCCACGGCTGCTGCCCACGGATGCCAAGAAACGTGCCCAGGTCCGGATGATCTCGGATCACATCACCTCCGGCATCCAGCCCCTGCAG AATCTCTGTGTGCTGCAGAGGGTAGGGGAAGAGAAGAAACTGGAATGGGCCCAACACTTCATCGCCAACGGGCTGCAAG CTCTGGAGAGTCTGCTGCAGCAGGTATCTGGACAGTTCTGTGTCGGTGACGAG GTGACGATGGCAGATCTGTGCCTGGTCCCTCAGGTGTACAATGCGATTAG GTTCAAGGTGGATCTGTCTCCGTTTCCCACCATCACCAAGGTCAACTCCTCCCTACTGGAACTGGAGCCCTTCAAAGTGAGTCACCCGTCCTGCCAACCCGACTCCCCTCTGACTGCCTGA
- the gstz1 gene encoding maleylacetoacetate isomerase isoform X1: MAETRKPTLYSYFRSSCSWRVRIALAFKGIEYEQVAVNLVKDGGQQHDDSFKNLNPMKQVPALSIDGITLSQSLAIIHYLEETRPNPRLLPTDAKKRAQVRMISDHITSGIQPLQNLCVLQRVGEEKKLEWAQHFIANGLQALESLLQQVSGQFCVGDEVTMADLCLVPQVYNAIRFKVDLSPFPTITKVNSSLLELEPFKVSHPSCQPDSPLTA; the protein is encoded by the exons ATGGCAGAGACACGTAAA CCTACGTTGTACTCGTACTTCAGGAGTTCCTGCTCGTGGAGAGTGCGCATTG CTCTCGCTTTCAAAGGAATCGAATACGAGCAGGTTGCTGTCAATCTGGTCAAAGACGGAGGGCAGCAG CATGATGACTCCTTCAAGAACCTGAATCCCATGAAGCAAGTGCCAGCGCTCTCCATCGACGGGATCACTCTCTCCCAGTCG CTGGCTATAATCCATTACCTGGAAGAGACCAGGCCCAACCCACGGCTGCTGCCCACGGATGCCAAGAAACGTGCCCAGGTCCGGATGATCTCGGATCACATCACCTCCGGCATCCAGCCCCTGCAG AATCTCTGTGTGCTGCAGAGGGTAGGGGAAGAGAAGAAACTGGAATGGGCCCAACACTTCATCGCCAACGGGCTGCAAG CTCTGGAGAGTCTGCTGCAGCAGGTATCTGGACAGTTCTGTGTCGGTGACGAG GTGACGATGGCAGATCTGTGCCTGGTCCCTCAGGTGTACAATGCGATTAG GTTCAAGGTGGATCTGTCTCCGTTTCCCACCATCACCAAGGTCAACTCCTCCCTACTGGAACTGGAGCCCTTCAAAGTGAGTCACCCGTCCTGCCAACCCGACTCCCCTCTGACTGCCTGA